One region of Haloprofundus salilacus genomic DNA includes:
- a CDS encoding Kelch repeat-containing protein has product MAAVALAGCTNRDDASGATGAQSDKPDGTDGSGQSDQPAQTNAPTQETASAGELRWTELTPMPGPERTEVEAVALNGELYVIGGYVPDGVTGAVAVYNPEEDSWRSAAALPRALHHVKAVAHRGRILVFGGYTEAEKSVATTYAYDPESDSWAERARMPTGRGAPTAELVGGKTYVAGGYTKGGIVGGVKATLEIYDPKADEWSKGPDMPTARNHLTSGAVGGKLYVVGGRREFGEELSANESYDPRSNEWTELTPMPSERGGVNGAAMGGKVFVLGGEKPEGTQATVEGYDPESNSWEQYPDMPEGRHGLGVAAIDGQLYAVSGGPEPGKEYSSTLWRLSSE; this is encoded by the coding sequence GTGGCTGCCGTCGCGCTCGCCGGGTGCACTAATCGGGACGACGCCTCGGGAGCGACGGGCGCGCAGTCCGACAAACCGGACGGGACCGACGGGTCGGGACAGTCCGACCAACCGGCACAAACCAACGCGCCGACTCAGGAGACAGCGAGCGCGGGAGAGCTGCGTTGGACCGAACTGACGCCGATGCCGGGACCAGAGCGGACGGAAGTCGAAGCCGTCGCGCTGAACGGTGAACTGTACGTCATCGGCGGCTACGTCCCCGACGGCGTCACCGGCGCGGTGGCCGTCTACAACCCAGAGGAGGACTCTTGGCGGAGCGCCGCGGCGCTGCCGCGGGCGCTACACCACGTCAAGGCAGTCGCCCATCGAGGACGGATCCTCGTCTTCGGGGGATACACGGAGGCCGAAAAGTCGGTGGCGACGACGTACGCGTACGACCCCGAGAGCGACTCGTGGGCGGAGCGAGCGCGGATGCCGACGGGGCGCGGCGCGCCGACGGCCGAACTCGTCGGCGGGAAGACGTACGTCGCCGGCGGCTACACGAAAGGTGGTATCGTCGGCGGGGTGAAAGCGACGCTCGAAATCTACGACCCGAAAGCGGACGAGTGGTCGAAGGGACCGGACATGCCGACGGCTCGAAACCACCTCACCTCGGGTGCGGTCGGTGGCAAGCTGTACGTCGTGGGCGGTCGCAGGGAGTTCGGCGAGGAGCTGAGCGCCAACGAATCGTACGACCCCCGGAGCAACGAGTGGACGGAGTTGACGCCGATGCCCTCCGAGCGTGGCGGCGTCAACGGCGCGGCGATGGGCGGCAAGGTGTTCGTCCTTGGCGGCGAGAAACCCGAGGGGACGCAGGCGACCGTCGAAGGGTACGACCCCGAGAGCAACTCGTGGGAGCAGTATCCCGACATGCCGGAGGGGAGACACGGACTCGGCGTCGCGGCCATCGACGGCCAGTTGTACGCCGTCTCCGGCGGCCCGGAACCCGGCAAGGAGTACTCCTCGACGCTGTGGCGGTTGTCGTCGGAGTAG
- a CDS encoding DUF5804 family protein → MTRVCLIGAPEVNLRYELLSRETARAALATYDLHEPYRNSLELETVSVGAAVSLLNDLNWYLVRFADDALVKSPSISETEWLSRKLATAVREGDIRPEETDRYLKVYGVDDDELLDPMYLARVDGRVPDYDLYDVDETLRVRVTESEFGE, encoded by the coding sequence GTGACGCGGGTTTGTCTAATCGGCGCGCCCGAGGTAAACCTCCGGTACGAACTGCTATCGCGGGAGACTGCGCGGGCGGCGCTCGCGACGTACGACCTCCACGAACCGTACCGCAACAGCCTCGAACTGGAGACGGTGAGCGTCGGCGCGGCTGTCTCGCTGCTCAACGACCTCAACTGGTACCTCGTGCGCTTCGCCGACGACGCGCTGGTCAAATCGCCGAGCATCAGCGAGACGGAGTGGCTCTCGCGGAAACTCGCGACGGCCGTCCGCGAGGGCGATATCCGACCCGAGGAGACCGACCGCTACCTGAAAGTGTACGGCGTCGACGACGACGAACTGCTCGACCCGATGTACCTCGCGCGTGTCGACGGACGGGTCCCCGACTACGACCTCTACGACGTGGACGAGACGCTGAGGGTTCGCGTGACCGAATCCGAGTTCGGCGAGTAG
- the thiI gene encoding tRNA uracil 4-sulfurtransferase ThiI: MEPVALERDTVVVSYGEIGTKSSKVRGRMERTLVSNLAAMLDARGVDAEVERRWSRPLIHLRNPEQVEAATDAATDTFGVVTARPAVTCAPDRETLVGVLESLAGEQTEERSFAVRVSRAGAKSAHDFGSRELERVGGAAVEERTGASVDLDDPDVTYRIEAREDEAFVSTNERGGPGGLPLGTQGKAVALVSGGIDSPVAAWEVMKRGCVVVPVYVDLGEFGGPDHEARAVSTMRRLAAFAPEFDVRPRVVPAGGLVAELAAEVGATRMLSLRRTMLRIGETVAKELGAHAVVTGESLGQKSSQTGPNFAVTDAVTTVPVYRPLLTRDKSDIVAQARRIGTYDDSTLPVGCERVAPSRPETNAALADVEAAEPEALLSRAEDAAREARVVEVEPRRDPERPELGPESL; encoded by the coding sequence GTGGAACCCGTGGCCCTCGAACGCGACACCGTCGTCGTCTCCTACGGCGAAATCGGCACCAAGAGTTCGAAAGTCCGCGGCCGGATGGAGCGGACGCTCGTCTCGAACCTCGCGGCGATGCTCGACGCCCGCGGCGTCGACGCCGAGGTGGAGCGCCGATGGTCGCGGCCGCTGATTCACCTCCGAAATCCCGAGCAGGTGGAGGCCGCCACCGACGCCGCCACCGACACCTTCGGCGTCGTCACCGCCCGACCTGCGGTCACCTGCGCACCCGACCGAGAGACGCTCGTCGGCGTGCTGGAGTCGCTTGCGGGCGAACAAACGGAAGAAAGATCGTTCGCTGTCCGCGTCTCTCGCGCCGGAGCGAAGTCGGCGCACGACTTCGGCAGTCGGGAACTCGAACGCGTCGGCGGCGCGGCCGTCGAGGAGCGAACCGGCGCGTCGGTCGACCTCGACGATCCCGACGTGACCTACCGGATCGAAGCGCGGGAGGACGAGGCGTTCGTCTCGACGAATGAGCGTGGCGGACCCGGCGGCCTCCCGCTCGGCACGCAAGGCAAGGCGGTGGCGCTCGTCAGCGGCGGTATCGACTCGCCCGTCGCGGCGTGGGAGGTGATGAAACGCGGCTGCGTCGTCGTCCCCGTCTACGTCGACCTCGGGGAGTTTGGCGGGCCGGACCACGAGGCTCGGGCGGTGTCGACGATGCGCCGCCTCGCGGCGTTCGCGCCCGAATTCGACGTTCGTCCGCGAGTCGTCCCGGCGGGCGGCCTCGTGGCCGAACTCGCCGCCGAAGTCGGGGCGACGCGGATGCTCTCGCTCCGCCGGACGATGCTCAGAATCGGCGAGACGGTGGCGAAGGAACTGGGCGCGCACGCCGTCGTCACCGGCGAGTCGCTCGGACAGAAGTCGAGTCAGACCGGACCGAACTTCGCCGTCACGGACGCGGTGACCACAGTTCCGGTGTATCGGCCGCTTCTGACGCGCGACAAATCCGACATCGTCGCGCAGGCGCGGCGAATCGGAACGTACGACGATTCGACGCTTCCCGTAGGCTGCGAGCGCGTCGCGCCGTCGCGCCCGGAGACGAACGCCGCGCTCGCGGACGTAGAGGCGGCGGAGCCGGAGGCTCTGTTGTCGCGGGCCGAGGACGCGGCGCGGGAGGCGCGCGTGGTCGAGGTCGAACCGAGACGGGACCCGGAACGGCCGGAGCTGGGACCGGAATCCCTATAG
- a CDS encoding sulfite exporter TauE/SafE family protein: protein MLSTSTLVLLVGVAFLSGIGITAVGPGGVFVTVALFAFTDVPSSTVAGTALTTFVVTGLLGSYTYYRSGELRTRAGKRLATIVTVPSVVGAVVGALANAALSTAAFGSLLTGFTVLVGTSIVYRERRSLGAKWSVDPDLPAGASVFAALAFAIGVLCGLLGVGGPVVTVPVLVLLGVTMLDALAVAQVQSVFLSAFAAATYVTQGAISLPLVALVGVPELVGVVVGWRVAHRVDASRLKAVLGVTLVAAGVGLAVT from the coding sequence ATGCTCTCTACTTCGACGCTGGTTCTCCTGGTCGGCGTCGCGTTTCTGTCAGGGATCGGTATCACCGCCGTCGGGCCCGGCGGCGTCTTCGTTACCGTCGCGCTGTTCGCGTTCACGGACGTCCCATCGTCGACCGTGGCGGGAACGGCGCTGACGACGTTCGTCGTCACAGGGCTTCTCGGGAGTTACACCTACTACCGGTCCGGCGAGTTACGGACGCGGGCGGGGAAGCGGCTCGCGACCATCGTCACGGTGCCGAGTGTAGTCGGCGCGGTGGTCGGTGCGCTCGCGAACGCAGCCCTCTCAACAGCCGCATTTGGATCGCTGCTGACCGGGTTCACCGTGCTCGTCGGGACGAGCATCGTCTACCGCGAGCGACGATCACTCGGCGCGAAGTGGTCGGTCGACCCCGACCTCCCAGCGGGCGCGTCCGTCTTCGCCGCCCTCGCGTTCGCCATCGGCGTTCTCTGCGGGCTGCTCGGGGTCGGCGGACCGGTCGTCACCGTGCCGGTGTTGGTACTCCTCGGGGTCACGATGCTTGACGCGCTCGCCGTCGCGCAGGTGCAGTCGGTGTTTCTCTCGGCGTTCGCGGCAGCGACGTATGTGACGCAGGGGGCCATCTCGCTGCCCCTGGTCGCCCTCGTCGGGGTTCCGGAGCTCGTCGGCGTCGTCGTCGGTTGGCGGGTCGCCCACCGAGTCGACGCGTCACGCCTGAAGGCCGTCCTCGGGGTGACGCTGGTCGCGGCGGGCGTCGGCCTCGCCGTGACGTAA
- a CDS encoding NRAMP family divalent metal transporter has product MSFGSYTGGLRSTAKGFFQKYGLAFVMVASYFGSGSVFIASQAGVKFGYALIWAVVGGALIGFIGQDMSARLGIFGVPLMEFARRKLGKTSSTLLAVLLSAGCVAWALELTAAVGMGLSILLDGAVGWQPLAVVTGVLAILVGVLDYEGIERVMTAMMLGLLVVYVTVAGVSAPSVTGIASGFVPSIPGGSLTLAAAIVGTTALWPNFFLESNLVGEKGWTGASDLPAVRRDLGLGYLVGGVTTIAILVVAAAVLRPAGYTNLDTFITPGRALADVLGRWAMFVFLFGTIAAAFNSIIPIMWTPSYLVQHARGRSATPSSREFKLIYVVGVGIGCLSPLVHQFAGLSVIDMIILFPAYNGIISLPIAAALLFWAVNDRETMGEHKNSLRLALVNAMLVLLSIYLAATSLPGFIDTLTTGGI; this is encoded by the coding sequence ATGTCATTCGGATCATACACTGGTGGACTCCGGAGTACGGCGAAGGGGTTCTTCCAGAAGTACGGTCTCGCGTTCGTGATGGTTGCTAGTTACTTCGGCTCCGGCTCAGTGTTTATCGCGAGTCAGGCCGGAGTCAAGTTCGGGTACGCGCTCATCTGGGCCGTCGTCGGTGGTGCACTCATCGGTTTCATCGGGCAGGACATGAGCGCACGTCTGGGTATCTTCGGTGTACCCTTGATGGAGTTCGCCCGACGCAAACTGGGGAAAACGAGCTCGACACTGCTGGCTGTGCTTCTCTCGGCGGGATGTGTCGCGTGGGCGCTCGAACTCACGGCGGCCGTCGGAATGGGGCTCTCGATTCTCCTCGACGGCGCTGTCGGATGGCAACCGCTCGCGGTGGTCACCGGCGTTCTCGCCATCTTAGTCGGAGTCTTGGACTACGAAGGAATCGAGCGCGTCATGACGGCGATGATGCTCGGACTGCTCGTCGTCTACGTGACCGTCGCCGGCGTGAGCGCGCCCTCGGTGACCGGTATCGCGTCCGGGTTCGTGCCGTCGATTCCCGGCGGGTCGCTGACGCTCGCGGCCGCCATCGTCGGAACGACGGCGCTGTGGCCGAACTTCTTTCTCGAATCGAATCTAGTCGGCGAGAAGGGGTGGACAGGAGCCTCGGACCTACCGGCCGTTCGCCGCGATCTCGGACTGGGGTATCTCGTCGGCGGCGTCACTACGATCGCCATCCTCGTTGTCGCGGCGGCGGTGCTCCGCCCGGCAGGGTACACGAACCTCGACACGTTCATCACGCCAGGGCGAGCGCTCGCGGACGTGCTCGGCCGGTGGGCGATGTTCGTCTTCCTTTTCGGGACGATCGCCGCCGCGTTCAACAGTATCATTCCGATAATGTGGACGCCGTCGTACCTGGTCCAACACGCTCGCGGCCGAAGCGCGACCCCCAGCAGTCGGGAGTTCAAGCTCATCTACGTTGTCGGCGTCGGCATCGGCTGCCTCTCGCCGCTGGTCCACCAGTTCGCCGGACTCAGCGTCATCGACATGATAATCCTCTTTCCGGCGTACAACGGCATCATCAGCCTCCCGATCGCCGCGGCGTTGCTGTTCTGGGCAGTCAACGACCGGGAGACGATGGGCGAGCACAAGAATAGCCTCCGCTTGGCACTGGTGAACGCGATGCTCGTGCTGCTCTCGATTTACCTCGCCGCCACGTCGCTGCCGGGGTTCATCGACACGCTGACCACCGGCGGAATCTGA
- a CDS encoding methionine adenosyltransferase, producing the protein MSDRNIRVEGIDRLAVEDQEVEIVERKGIGHPDSICDGIAESVSRALSQLYLDRVGKVLHYNTDETQLVAGTAAPAFGGGEVIEPIYILIVGRATKEYDGQKLPVGSTALSAAREYLDENIPELEYGRDVVVDVKLGEGSGDLQDVFGEEEVQVPMANDTSFGVGHAPLTETEEIVLAAERELNGAYAADHPELGPDVKIMGKREGDRIDITVAAAMVDSYVADLDAYDAAVTRVQEFVAGLARERTDREVNVEVNTADDYEDGSIYLTTTGTSAEQGDDGSVGRGNRANGLITPNRPMSMEATSGKNPVNHIGKIYNLLSTEIAESVVDEVDGIRDLQVRLLSQIGRPIDHPHVADAQVVTDEGVDIDEIRDEVETIVDRELADVTDVTRSVIKGDISTF; encoded by the coding sequence ATGAGCGACCGGAACATTCGAGTCGAGGGAATCGACCGACTCGCAGTCGAGGACCAGGAAGTCGAAATCGTCGAGCGGAAAGGTATCGGTCACCCGGACTCCATCTGTGACGGCATCGCCGAGAGCGTCTCGCGGGCGCTCTCCCAGTTGTATCTCGACCGCGTCGGCAAGGTGCTCCACTACAACACCGACGAGACGCAGTTGGTCGCCGGAACCGCCGCGCCCGCCTTCGGCGGCGGCGAGGTCATCGAACCCATCTACATTCTCATCGTCGGCCGCGCGACCAAGGAGTACGACGGCCAGAAACTGCCCGTCGGGTCGACGGCGCTGTCTGCCGCCCGCGAGTATCTCGACGAGAACATCCCGGAACTGGAGTACGGCCGCGACGTCGTCGTCGACGTGAAACTCGGCGAAGGCTCCGGCGACCTGCAGGACGTGTTCGGCGAGGAGGAGGTACAGGTGCCGATGGCCAACGACACGAGTTTCGGCGTCGGTCACGCGCCGCTGACCGAAACCGAGGAGATAGTGCTCGCCGCCGAGCGCGAACTCAACGGCGCGTACGCCGCCGACCACCCCGAACTCGGTCCCGACGTGAAGATAATGGGTAAGCGTGAGGGCGACCGGATAGACATCACCGTCGCCGCCGCGATGGTCGACTCGTACGTCGCCGATCTCGACGCCTACGACGCCGCGGTCACCCGGGTTCAGGAGTTCGTCGCCGGTCTCGCGCGCGAGCGCACCGACCGCGAGGTGAACGTCGAGGTCAACACCGCCGACGACTACGAGGACGGCTCCATCTACCTCACGACGACCGGCACGAGCGCTGAGCAGGGTGACGACGGCTCCGTTGGCCGCGGGAACCGCGCCAACGGTCTCATCACGCCGAACCGCCCGATGAGCATGGAGGCGACGAGCGGAAAGAACCCCGTCAACCACATCGGGAAGATATACAACCTACTATCGACGGAAATCGCAGAGAGCGTCGTCGACGAAGTCGACGGCATCCGCGACCTGCAGGTCCGACTCCTCTCGCAGATCGGCCGCCCCATCGACCACCCCCACGTCGCGGACGCGCAGGTCGTCACCGACGAGGGCGTCGACATCGACGAGATTCGCGACGAAGTCGAAACCATCGTGGACCGCGAACTCGCCGACGTGACCGATGTCACTCGATCGGTCATCAAAGGCGACATCTCGACGTTCTGA
- a CDS encoding ABC transporter permease, which translates to MAALEARAMADWPRVAARVAFALFTVYLVVSLTFAVISLTSDPNVAAVRWGVAASGGDAEAQQAAVDAYRASRNLDDPLGERYVKWMTDIVTLDWGRSHSMGAPVTTLIAERAPYTLLYLIPGVLVSVTVGVSGGVFAAFRHNSLVDRVVTLLAYLAFGVPSFWLALVLLLLVGPAFGWDSTGFSLADGALTEQNLRRYVLPTAVFASGLTAGQLQHARSQSVIHLNATFVRLLRSMGVGPRRTIKHVLRNAAVPLLTLFFSDLLGIVVVSVYVVEYVFGIPGLGTLSYDAIFQRDLPLLLGTTFLVVIVGVVSNLVQDTVYPLVDPRIKR; encoded by the coding sequence ATGGCAGCTCTCGAAGCGAGAGCGATGGCTGACTGGCCGAGAGTTGCCGCGCGAGTCGCGTTCGCCCTCTTCACGGTATACCTCGTCGTCTCGCTCACGTTCGCGGTTATCTCGCTCACCTCGGACCCGAACGTCGCCGCGGTGCGGTGGGGAGTCGCCGCCAGCGGCGGCGACGCGGAGGCCCAGCAAGCCGCCGTCGACGCGTATCGGGCGTCGCGGAACCTCGACGACCCGCTCGGTGAGCGGTACGTGAAGTGGATGACCGACATCGTGACGCTGGACTGGGGACGCTCGCACAGCATGGGTGCACCGGTGACGACGCTCATCGCCGAGCGCGCGCCGTACACGCTTTTGTATCTCATCCCGGGCGTCCTCGTTAGCGTCACCGTCGGCGTCTCCGGCGGCGTGTTCGCCGCGTTTCGACACAACAGTCTCGTCGACAGGGTGGTGACGCTGCTGGCGTACCTCGCCTTCGGCGTGCCGTCGTTCTGGCTGGCGCTCGTGTTGCTGCTGCTCGTCGGTCCGGCGTTTGGGTGGGATAGCACGGGGTTTTCGCTCGCCGACGGCGCGCTGACCGAGCAGAACCTCAGGCGGTACGTGTTGCCGACGGCGGTGTTCGCGTCGGGGCTGACCGCCGGACAGTTACAGCACGCCCGCTCGCAGAGCGTCATCCACCTGAACGCGACGTTCGTGCGGCTACTGCGGTCGATGGGCGTCGGTCCGCGCCGCACGATCAAGCACGTGCTGCGGAACGCGGCGGTTCCGCTTCTGACCCTGTTCTTCTCGGATCTGCTCGGCATCGTCGTCGTGAGCGTCTACGTCGTCGAGTACGTTTTTGGAATTCCGGGTCTCGGGACGCTGAGCTACGACGCCATCTTCCAGCGCGACCTGCCCCTTCTGTTGGGAACGACGTTTCTCGTCGTCATCGTCGGCGTCGTGAGCAATCTCGTGCAGGATACGGTGTACCCGCTCGTCGACCCGCGAATCAAGCGGTGA
- a CDS encoding ABC transporter permease, which produces MPPSDDPSDVTQSSHVRGVFSRGRSVDVPRRLRLFVAAVISFVGVYAYDLLVHPSDSPLVADWRPTVVDLLFAVSLVGFALFVVAPLWTDRERTARYWRRLHQNRLAVASFAYLVVVFVLGLVGPLLFESAADPTRTFQPPVGVGASRYVVPNCVGPTTDALCYGSLRHPLGTGPYGRDMFALVVEGMRVAVVIGFVTSMFVVPIATVVGVASGYLGGWVDTLTMRYVDIQQTLPAFVVYLIAIYVFGRSLFLFLLVFGLLGWGGVARVVRSEVLSLREEPFVTAARSAGVRRWNVVRNHILPHVRETVVVAATRQIPLLVLVEAALSFMNLNDMSLLSWGETIARGTQGVPTVTWWISTVPVAFLTLTVVALSVFGDALQDVLDA; this is translated from the coding sequence ATGCCCCCCAGCGACGACCCGTCGGATGTCACGCAGTCCTCGCACGTTCGGGGTGTCTTCTCGCGGGGGCGGTCCGTCGACGTGCCGCGCCGTCTCCGGCTGTTCGTCGCCGCCGTTATCTCGTTCGTCGGCGTCTACGCCTACGATTTACTGGTGCACCCCTCCGACTCGCCGCTCGTCGCCGACTGGCGCCCCACGGTGGTCGACCTCCTCTTTGCGGTCTCGCTCGTCGGGTTCGCGCTGTTCGTCGTTGCGCCGCTGTGGACCGACCGCGAGCGAACAGCGCGGTACTGGCGTCGACTCCACCAGAACCGCCTCGCCGTCGCGAGTTTCGCGTATCTGGTCGTCGTCTTCGTTCTGGGTCTCGTCGGCCCCTTGCTGTTCGAGTCGGCCGCGGACCCCACCCGAACGTTCCAACCACCGGTCGGAGTCGGTGCATCGCGCTACGTCGTCCCGAACTGCGTCGGACCGACGACCGATGCACTCTGTTACGGATCGCTTCGACATCCGCTCGGGACGGGTCCCTACGGCAGAGACATGTTCGCACTCGTCGTCGAAGGGATGCGTGTCGCCGTCGTCATCGGTTTCGTCACGTCGATGTTCGTCGTCCCCATCGCCACCGTCGTCGGCGTGGCGTCGGGCTATCTCGGCGGATGGGTCGACACGCTGACGATGCGGTACGTCGATATCCAGCAGACGCTTCCCGCGTTCGTCGTCTACCTCATCGCAATCTACGTCTTCGGCCGGAGTCTCTTCCTGTTCCTTCTCGTGTTCGGCCTGCTGGGGTGGGGTGGTGTCGCCCGCGTCGTCCGCAGCGAGGTGTTGTCGCTGCGCGAGGAACCGTTCGTCACCGCCGCTCGCAGCGCCGGCGTGAGGCGGTGGAACGTCGTCCGGAACCACATCCTCCCGCACGTCCGCGAGACTGTCGTCGTCGCGGCGACGCGGCAGATTCCCCTGCTGGTTCTCGTCGAGGCGGCGCTCTCGTTCATGAACCTCAACGACATGAGCCTGCTCTCGTGGGGCGAGACCATCGCGCGCGGCACGCAGGGCGTTCCCACGGTGACGTGGTGGATTTCGACCGTGCCCGTGGCGTTTCTGACGCTCACCGTCGTCGCGCTCAGCGTCTTCGGCGACGCGCTACAGGACGTTCTCGACGCTTGA
- the cyaB gene encoding class IV adenylate cyclase: protein MYEVELKVRADHDDVRERLEALDAKELGGVAQADTYYDAPHRDFAETDEALRIRRERRTDAVVDEDAAETAKVTYKGPLVERESKTREEFETGVDDGETMAGVLGGLGFEPAAVVEKEREYFRVDEYTVVLDDVAGLGEFVEVEREAEESELETVREGAAAVLRQLGLDPDEQIRTSYLGLLLAKRE from the coding sequence ATGTACGAAGTCGAACTGAAAGTTCGCGCCGACCACGACGACGTTCGGGAACGACTCGAAGCGCTCGACGCGAAGGAACTCGGCGGCGTCGCGCAGGCAGACACGTACTACGACGCGCCGCATCGCGACTTCGCGGAGACCGACGAGGCACTCCGCATCCGCCGGGAGCGTCGCACCGACGCCGTGGTCGACGAGGACGCCGCGGAGACGGCGAAAGTGACCTACAAGGGACCGCTCGTCGAGCGCGAGTCGAAGACGCGCGAGGAGTTTGAGACGGGTGTCGACGACGGGGAGACGATGGCGGGTGTGCTCGGGGGACTGGGCTTCGAACCGGCGGCGGTCGTCGAGAAGGAGCGGGAGTACTTCCGCGTCGACGAGTACACGGTCGTTCTCGACGACGTAGCGGGCCTCGGCGAGTTCGTCGAAGTCGAACGAGAGGCCGAGGAGTCGGAACTCGAAACGGTGCGCGAGGGGGCGGCGGCGGTGCTTCGACAGTTGGGCTTAGACCCCGACGAACAGATTCGAACCTCGTATCTCGGCTTGTTGCTCGCGAAGCGGGAGTGA
- a CDS encoding FKBP-type peptidyl-prolyl cis-trans isomerase yields MSDDQQAESADEPVDADTPEDVEDTDAETEESSGVQDGDFVRLAYTVRTKDDGTVVDTTSQEVAEEAEIDTENYDFEPRVVIVGAGHVFEAVDDELIGKEVGDEGTVDVPAAEAFGEYDSDNVRTVSADKISEDDRYPGAHVNVDGEQGHIETIIGGRARIDFNHPLAGDDLEYEYEILDVVDDREEQAKGLLGMYLQQSPELWIQTDEVEEEMPLEGGDDVDPEEAETETVTEEKETLYIEATPQMTMNQQWMFSKQQIAQDVMNRLDIDRVIVQETIDGMGGMGGMMGGMGGMGAGDIEDALDDVDVDADEIVDELEAEGDDGHDHDHDHDH; encoded by the coding sequence ATGAGCGATGATCAACAGGCGGAATCGGCCGACGAGCCGGTAGACGCCGACACACCCGAGGACGTTGAGGACACCGACGCGGAGACCGAGGAGAGCTCCGGAGTACAGGACGGCGACTTCGTCCGCCTGGCCTACACTGTCCGAACGAAAGACGACGGCACCGTCGTCGACACCACGAGCCAGGAAGTGGCCGAAGAGGCCGAAATCGACACCGAGAACTACGACTTCGAACCGCGCGTCGTCATCGTCGGCGCGGGTCACGTGTTCGAGGCCGTCGACGACGAACTCATCGGCAAGGAAGTCGGCGACGAGGGCACCGTCGACGTGCCCGCCGCCGAAGCGTTCGGCGAGTACGACTCCGACAACGTCCGCACGGTGAGCGCGGACAAAATCTCCGAGGACGACCGTTACCCCGGCGCGCACGTCAACGTCGACGGCGAACAGGGCCACATCGAGACCATCATCGGCGGCCGCGCCCGCATCGACTTCAACCACCCGCTCGCGGGCGACGACCTCGAGTACGAGTACGAGATTCTCGACGTCGTCGACGACCGCGAGGAGCAGGCGAAAGGGCTGCTCGGCATGTACCTCCAGCAGAGCCCCGAGCTCTGGATTCAGACCGACGAGGTCGAAGAGGAGATGCCGCTCGAAGGCGGCGACGACGTCGACCCCGAGGAAGCTGAGACCGAGACGGTCACCGAGGAGAAGGAGACGCTGTACATCGAGGCCACGCCGCAGATGACGATGAACCAGCAGTGGATGTTCTCGAAGCAGCAGATCGCCCAGGACGTGATGAACCGTCTCGACATCGACCGCGTCATCGTTCAGGAGACCATCGACGGGATGGGCGGCATGGGCGGTATGATGGGTGGCATGGGCGGTATGGGCGCCGGCGACATCGAGGACGCACTCGACGACGTTGATGTCGACGCCGACGAAATCGTCGACGAACTCGAAGCCGAAGGCGACGACGGTCACGATCACGACCACGACCACGACCACTAA
- a CDS encoding RAD55 family ATPase: protein MANRLPTGITVLDRQLGGGIPAGSIVTLAATPASQSELLLYELTSTRGTLYLTTVRSDQAVQDALDRVRTKVGRPTVRDIGGDAALDHANRLVQALPEGANLIVDVVDVLERTEPTRYRNFLNELQTHVMNTGGIAVLHALNGRAVPDNRDMTEHMSDAVFELQTQVKGSEIENRLAIPKFRGGRALEETIKLRLTEEVTIDTSRDIA from the coding sequence ATGGCAAATAGGCTTCCGACCGGTATCACGGTACTCGACCGCCAGCTAGGCGGCGGTATCCCGGCCGGAAGCATCGTCACGCTCGCGGCGACGCCGGCGAGTCAGTCGGAGCTGTTGCTGTACGAACTCACGTCGACGCGCGGCACGCTGTACCTGACGACGGTCCGCTCCGACCAGGCGGTACAGGACGCACTCGACCGGGTGAGGACCAAAGTCGGACGTCCGACGGTGCGCGACATCGGCGGCGACGCGGCGCTGGACCACGCGAACCGACTGGTTCAGGCGCTCCCGGAGGGAGCGAACCTCATCGTCGACGTCGTGGACGTACTGGAGCGCACGGAACCGACGCGCTACCGGAACTTCCTCAACGAACTGCAGACGCACGTGATGAACACCGGCGGCATCGCCGTGTTGCACGCGCTCAACGGCCGGGCGGTGCCCGACAACCGGGACATGACCGAACACATGTCCGACGCCGTCTTCGAGCTGCAGACGCAGGTGAAAGGCTCCGAAATCGAGAATCGGCTGGCGATTCCGAAGTTCCGCGGCGGGCGGGCGCTGGAGGAAACGATCAAACTCCGCCTGACCGAAGAGGTCACCATCGACACCAGCCGCGACATCGCCTGA